One Megalobrama amblycephala isolate DHTTF-2021 unplaced genomic scaffold, ASM1881202v1 scaffold460, whole genome shotgun sequence genomic window, GCAAGCTGCCAGCTTTCCATCAATTTTTAGCATTAAttgctataatttttttttttttttttagatattctttttattaaacattttaattattacaaacaaaaacatattaaaacaaaaacacagcaCAGGAAATAATTAACATATCTATGAACGTGGACAATTTACATACAGCATTTCGTCATATGACTGTACCTAAATTTTATccagtttttgtttatttcaccGTGTGTCTCAGTCTACACTGAACGTAAGTTGCTTGTAACAGTTCTTtccaacatttaaataaatttgtgagCTTTCCATAGTATCTGCTTTCAAACATGTATTGTATATTACTTATTGTGCCAGATATTTTATACAACTTGTTTTATCGTAGTTGGATGACTTAGAACAGAGCATCACAGATGAGGGTGGAGAAGACCAGGAGACAGAAGAGGATGTGTGCGAGTCATCCACCTCCACCTCCCACCACACATCTACACCTTCAACTCAAGAAACCTCATCATCTCACCATCATCACAAGGTCACAATCAATCCTGAAAGGGCACATTACAAGGCCAAACAAAAATCAGGAGATAAATCATCAGATGAACTTGAAATAGAGAAAGTTAgcattcttaaaaatatgtcTGAATCACTAGTAGATGCCAATAAGGATGTCGATCAAACATTTGGCAAACAGGTAGTGACCGAGATGAAGCTGATCAAAGACCCACTGACCAAGATGAGATTGCGTCGCAACATCCTTATGATGTTATATGATGCACATGAGAATGAGGTCAGATTAGCATTAGACCCCCACGAGCTTTACGCCCCCAAACAACTTGGCAGGGACACGCAAATTTTAAATCAACCCTACCAAAACACATCCAATCATGTACCCTCTGCAACACCTCCAGTGAGCTATCTCAGGGCAACAGAATAGGCATATGACCAGGAAAGAGACAGGATGTAGGGTCAAGTCTtgatctgtttttgttttttgttttctgatGGTGATAGACTGCAGTCACATTGTTGGTTTTGCTGTTTTTTCGTTGGCACTTTATCAGCCGTTGATGTTTATTCTGTTctgcaatatttgcatatttaaaaaagtgaatacatttttttgtaaagagtAAAGAAAAGAGAGTGtaatttacttttaataaaagtttttaaTAAGGAAAATTAATCTTGTgtgtttttaataaacaaatcatATTAATTTTGGccattctgcattttttttaatttacacatATATAATTAAGACTTTAAAATGTTAGTTTAATATTGTTCTAAATGTTATGTtggttgtattttgttttaatatttccttagtgtaaaaaaaaaaaaaaaaaaggaacgtTTTAAGCATTTACTTAATAAGTAAATTTACGTAAGCTATTATAGCTTATTTTCTGAATAAAATTctgagtttttgcttaaaacgagctaaaaaaatgtattatcttACATAATTTTACTTATAGTAAATGCTTCCTGATTTAAGACAAGACAAAACAaggcaaaaatattaagtaagaaaaacattttttttgcagtgcagttGGTGTCTATGTGTAAATCATATTTTCCTGCCAGGAAACAGATCCAGCAGGTGAAAAAAATATGCCTTCAAATTGTCCCGATAATGTTGGAAAGAAAAACACGAAGTCTATTGGCCAAAATTCCAAATGCATTTTCAACTGTACGCCTTGCCCTTGAAAGCCTGTAGTTAAATATTCGTTGCCCATGGTCCAGATTTCGGAAGGGGTATGGCTTCATTAGGTCGGTTCGGAGAGGGAATGCTTCATCACCAACAAATGTATAGGGCAAAGTTTTGTTACTGGCTGGGAGTGGCTCTGGACGGGGGACATTCAGTAGATCTCTGTCCATGGCAGCTCGGAGGTCTGACTGGCCAAATATTCCTCCATCTGACACTCTTCCTTGTACGCCAACATTTGcataaataaatttgtagtcAGCGTCGACTACTGCCATGAGTACAACTGAAAATCTTGGTTTGTAGTTGTGGTAAGTACTTCCAGAGTTTGCAGGTGGCTGGATGTAGATGTGCTTTCCATCTATGGCACCTAAGCAATTAGGAAACTGCCACTTGTTTTGAAACCTCATTGCCACCTCTCTCCACTCTGTCTCCGTTGTAGGAGTCTGAAAAGATAAACAGcatatataattaatacatgtaatgttctcacatttttacaaaagtcataaaatgtttttttttttaaatcattaaaattaatataatttagaaATCCATTATCTACTCTGGTTTTGCCTCTGTGGTTAAAACACTTGTTTTTGATATAGCACCTGTAAAGGCTGTGTCCACCTACTGTTGTGAAATGTACATCTGTCTGTTATTTAAATCAAATGCCTTGCCTTTAAATGATCATCAAATGGCTTACCTTTAAATGATCATCCTTTAAGACGTCATACAAGGCTTGACACGTCTCCATTACTATCTCACTGATAGTACTACGACCGATCCGGTACTGGAAGCTCAGAGATCTAAACGTCTCTCCTGTGGAGGGGAGCATGTGTATAATTTGAATAATACACCATGGCCTGCTTTCACAGACGACTTAgattaaaccaggattaggcgtTACATTTactaggacatttaagtagcttttacaatcgtaaatgtaaaaaacattactggtgtgcatcttgagacaaaacaatggcattgaCATTTTTAAGACAAGTCAGTgtaagttactttcagttaaaaacaGCTCAAGCATGCATTTCAGACTAGTTTAAGCCTGTTCTGTGAAGCTAGGGgtatatgatttttaaaatgtactttttaccgGTAGCAAGGAATCGTAGTGTTAGTGACAGCCGCATTCTTGCACTGATGGCTCTTCTTTATTTTGTGTCCCTTCTTTGGATGAATGGTGTAACTTTGTCAAGAAAATAGCTGAAATCCTCCACATCCATCCCAGGCCCGGTTCTAGGATTGCGTGACTTGGGGGGCATTTTGAAAAATTGGTGGGGCAGCATAATATGACATATGAATCATAGGTTTATGATCTCCTAATCCCTCGCCCCCCGCACCCCCTTTTAACTACTAAACAGTTTCCTCCCTTTTTCAGGTTTTTTCAGATTTAATATTGATCACAAAAGTActttctgtgattttttttttttttttttttttttttgtgattctgTGAGACTTTTGGTCTAACATATACGAATGGCTTAAAATTAcaattcattttctaaaaatgacataactttTGGCATAATAATGGAAGATGTACACATTCAATTTCTACTgaacaatattttcattttgggaaaATGTTATATTCATTTACTGTAAGTTACTTAAAACAAAgccattgttttctgtttttcagaaAGAATTTTGGATTTACTCTAAATCTTTAAGAATGGTAAAATTTAAAAGTGGAAGAAGACAACTTGGTTCATTGAAGAAATTTAAACCATTAGAAGACCTGGTTACATGATTCTTTCCTTTTTcgtgttttttcccccttataTTTTTGGTTAATTTCTATAGAGTTGTGCTCAGTTATTTTgactatataaaaataaaaacaagacataataattgaatttacacaaaagatccagttcaaaagtttatatGCTTGATTCTTCATAGTGTGTgttgttacctggatgatcaaaagctgcaaacattcactgatgcccAAGACAACACAACACAATAACCTATGAACAGGATGACTGGAAATTCTGACTGGAATAAGACTGgaagttattattttatttaaagatctacttttttttagttttgtccTACTAAAGCTTTATAAAACACTTTtcagaagacaaaataaaaacaatttaccCCCCTACCATCCTGTGCAAATGTTTACACCCCctgaattttaatgcattgtttccttctggagtaTCAGTAAATGTTTTCACCATTTGTAACAGTTGGGTATGAGAAGAGTCCCAAACATGGGCCTAATCATAaagaaaattataattaaattaaattaatgacaCACAGTACTGAGAATAAATTAAGTGTaagtaaacttttgaactgctTAATTTGTGTAAAGGCAGATATTATAtattgtggactatatgtaaacatctcataataatacatttttgttgcagtgctaaataaaaaaaaaaatttgatctcacttatttatttttttaattattgatattttgcagattctgaaaGGAGCATGTAACTTTTGACatcaaataataggctactatTCAACAAATAGCGCAATATGCTGATAGAATATTTCAGAGCTGAACATAAGTGAgcaaaactattttatattACTAGAATACTtacatctatttatttattttttttttaatttattcattttcgaGATTTTTCATGACTtggaaatcacaattttaaaattccaaGCTAAATTTCCAAGTGTTCCATGATCGTGTAGCAATGAATTAAcggtgtgtgtgcatgtttaaaTATAGACTAGAGCGCATTTATGAAGGAGCTGCATGTCATCTGCTCATGTGATTGTCAATGGCCGTCTTGAGAAGTGATCCGATAAGGTGTGCAAAAGTCTTGGAAAACTGCTTAGAAAAAGGATGTGGATGAGGacatgaatgctttttacaagttgaaatctTGTAATTCTGGCAATTCTGGCATGGTGTGAGCACCTGAAGTGCTGAGCATGCCTGTGAGGGAGAACTGTAAAAGGATGCGCGCCGTGAGGTGCGCCAGAAAAATACAACAGCACAATGTTTCTAGTAATTTGCATGTGTAACTAATTTAgtgttgatatattttttacattttgtgtgctatcacaaaaaaaaaagagtatccTGGGGATGTTGGAGGGGCACAAGAGAAATCTGGGGGGGCTTTGCCCCCCCTAGCCCCCCTAGACCCGGCCCTGATCCATCCTGAGCAGATCACGGAAACCTTTTTTGTCACTGTCCTACAGtgtaaagaagaaaaaaaaacatgttggaaagtcaattttgtttttgttttaatctaaagcaatgtttaacttttttttaagcatATGATGGAGTTATGAATCAATCAAAGGCATTAAACCATTGAACTgagatttttttgttagagGCTCAATTACCCTATATGTGACTAACGTACATAACAAACAAATTGTACATCTGTACATTAGAAGTGTTAAATTACATTGGTGATCATTAAAAAAACCATTGTAGTTGTATATTGCTTTAATGTAAGCTTAATAGATTTTTACAAATGCGTTGTGGCAAGCTTTTACTACTGGctaataacaaaatatttactATGAAAAGAATGATATTTTACCTCAAGTTCTCTTTGGAGGATTGACAGCCCATACCGTCCTCTTTGAGCAAGCCAGGAACGTGtccattttctgttttttttttcttttctttttgtcttttttgcgCTTTTCTGAACATAATACAGCCAGTACAAAACACGCCGCTTCAGTCATTGTTTACGCTCTTGTTTCTCGCGCGTGTCGTGACAACAAGCAACGATTGGTCGCGTAGCAACGTGTAGTCTGACATGTTTCAAGTCCAGGACACGACAAGATTTTTGGAGTCAAAATCTGACACAGTGACTATCGTAACAGACAAAAAAATCGTGTAGTCTGAACCAGGcattaaagacttcagacttgactctgactccagataaaagactcGTGAACATCTCTGGTGGGAAGAGTTTCCTGCTTTTGAGGCTTCTTACGTGTGCCGCTAATATCAATGTTGGGGTGATGTCTCCAGAGATGCGCTTGCATATTAGACGTGTTTCCTGTCATATAAGTAAGTTTTGTGAAACAGTTACGACAGATTGTATGTGCTTTGTCTATGACACGAATTCCATTCCTGTACTCCACTGgaaaaccaaaatgtttccacaCAAGAGACTTAAATGTGTCTGGGGGATCTGCAATCTCAGGCGGAGCAGCCATGTGTACACAGCAGTAACCGAGTGTGACGCTCACTCCCAAGTCACGTGACATGACATGCACTTTGAAAACAGTAACTTTGGAATATAAAATTTAGAACAGCATTTAAAAAGCTCTTATTAGTCGTTACTAATACAATTTAATCACATGTATGcaaagaattttgttttttttagaaaaagattttgtttaaattaatagaTTAGTTAGTTAGAGATAAGAGATAGAGATAGAGACATAGAGATAGAGACATTTACCTCAACAATGGGCAGCAGGAGGTTTTTAATTACCCATGTGAAGGTAAAAAAGAGCTTTAGCCCACTTATTTCaatactgaaaaatattttgtcagccACAGATGGTAAAAATGagctaatatttttttttttcaagctgaAATATTATCTAACCTAATCTAATGTTATTTTCTTAAACTTTTGTGACTGTCATTTAGGGTCATGGACATGTATGCAaagtttcaacacactgatgtgtTGTGAAATGTGAATACAGAAATCTTGTTGTTCGTTGTAACAAAAGAAGAAGGACAAAGTAGGGCTGGCGCAATCCTGGGGTGTTTTCAACGGTAAGGTATTCAGATAAGACACTTCAGTATTTCATCATTTTAAACTCAGAAACAAACTCAGATAGTGAAGTCAGGCAATGTAATGCTCGCACTGAAACCAGGACTTCAGCCAATGTCGGACTGGTCTGACTCGAGTCATGCTAAATATAGAaatttatttactcacccccatgtcgtccaagatgttcatgtctttctttcttcagtcgaaaagaaattaaagtttttgatgaaaacattccaggatttttctccatatagtggacttcaatggagcccaaacagttgaaggtcaaaattacagtttcactgcagcttcaaattgttcaaaatgatcccagatgagaaataagggtcttatatggtgaaaccatcgctcattttctgaaaaaaatatggtatatatatatatatggtataaTGGTGGTATATATGGTATATTGGTGTTGGTATATGCGGTGATAAAACTACAAATCCCATGATAAATGCAATAACTGCCCGCGAAATATGTCTGCGTCTCCTCAGAGTTATTTTCAACGAGACATGTTTAGATCACAGCGATTTCTGCTGTTGGTTACAAGCAGCACCCAGCTCCATGTACGAGgctcactgcaaaaaaaaaaaaaaaacacaagctAGCTGCAAAATGCCTTCAGCGGACTCGGGCAATGGACCCTTCTCTAAGCCCCGccctccttagttactgttggTACGTCTGGCAAGTCATTTACAGTATGTATGCACCGGTGTCAGACATTTTCAAGGAGataattagtcatttttggCGAACAGGTGAAATATCTGAGAGAGCAAGACAAAAGGGACTGCAGTATGCATTCGAGGGATATATCCACAACATAATAGCAACagattagaaaataatttgatcaaattGAAGCTAAAGCTCCCAGCGCGAGCAGCAGCCGCCTCATATGCTGACCAGTCAAATGGGAAACAGACAATCTATTGAGGAAAAGCTTTGTTCACACAGCAGGCTaagtgaaatttgtgaaaataacctaataattGTAAATCAAACAGCTTATCCATAAGTCTTGTGGAATAAACTCAAGACGTTAGCCTGACCACTTTGCAATGATAACATTCTCCCGCTTATATTTTTAGCACGCCAGGCTAACGTTATGGATTATCTGGtgggtgtgagtgagtgagtgagtgtgtgtgtgtgtgtgtgtgtgtgctacatTGGTTGTTACATGGGTTGGAGTAGCCTGTTCAATCTCTATTAGgctaatatgctgttttgtaatgtaaataaatatgagatgaaatctattctatttgagggcaagtttgttttagtctattttcattttgggcctAAGATTTTGGGCATTTGGCACATTGATGTGTGCAGGGCCGCGGGAAGTAATTTTGAACAGGGGGTGctgtgaatcttttttttttttttttttgacaaaaaacCTATGAGcctataggcctatttaaaatacattttaaaaataaatacattgagATTTACTACTTTATTGTCATATACACTTCAGTGCACAGCCAGCCAGGGTctgaaacacacagacatcagtTCTCAGATATGCGCAATGCGCTATTAATCTGAAGCAGAAGCAGAATCAGAAATAATAGTTTAATAATCGaaagaaaacgaaataattacTTTCATTACAATTTCAGATAGCCTATACATACATGCAACTTATTTAGATAcaacaaataatattacaacaaaatataacGCTAAAACAATGCAATCGATTTGGTCAGCTGGCTTGAGTCACTGCACGTTTATGTCACACGCAACTCTATTAACTCCAAAATCTTTTTACGCACACCACAAGGAAATAATCTCTGACTATTTAAGCAATTTGTTTATTGAACAGTTCTCCACATCCATTACGCAAAGAACACACGCACAGTATAAAGCTTTCTGTCTCCATCTCCAAACTTTTTACACAAACCACAAGGAAATAATCTCCGACTATTTAAACGTTATTTAACAGTTCTCCACAACCATTACGCAAAGAACACACGAACGAAATAATACTCTCCATCTCCATCCCCACCACCTTacaaaaatactatagtgtACTACTTACAATTGCTTGGCTAGTCAAAGCTGATCCCACACTtgttgccaaaaaaataaatgttacaaGCGCGGCAGCACCATGCTCTTACCTGAGCTACATGCAGGCGGGGGTGCCCTGGTTACAGGTGTCCAAATGTCGAGGTGCGCTCTGCGTTTCTGTCATTAAACTATGTAAATTTACTAGTCAGCTGCTGCCAAAGATGGATGTATTCTGCATGGAACGAGCGGGAAACCTCTTTACTCGGCGACCAAACCTGCCTGCCTGACGTTGACAACGTAACTTCCGAACCTGTGTTGATTAGGCctcaaaatatgaaattaaaatcCAAAATATACGTAATAGCCTACGTGTGTCAaaatcattttctaaaatattcATAAGGAATTTATAAATTgtgcaaaatattttaataggcctacatttttttttttttttaaatctccctCTCGTCACTAGGGGGTGCTGCAGCACCCCCAGCACCCCCACTTCCCGCGGCCATGGATGTGTGTGAAAGGTTACTAATGTGATTGCtttatctgtaaattaaattaatgctttttcaatgactgaattcattgaaataaaatgattttttcagaatttctttgatttgagtattttttggtaatgcgtcgtgtaggtcttaaatttcaatctttatggtcttaaaatgtcttaaaaaggtcttaaatttgacttacAGAAACCTGCATAAACCCtttaacagaggcttccagaggtcgctaaTCATGGTTATAACATGCAGATAGACACTTttcaagataataaatacacaattgagacgatgtatgcctGTATTGACTGTATtgatttgcatctgaatagcgctccctccgtgggcgtggccgcattagcggataatgagctgaatcacggacttctgacatggctctattttcatacagattacataaacacagaatgtttgtttttgatttgacttacatgatttaatacCTGAGCAATTTTCTGataactatcagattggactttgttcagagggagacgagagatcacgcatcatgttagttttctttattttacaaaagttactctgagtgtacacaaataaaagaagatatttcacagattaaaatggtgtataactcttaattgtatgagCAAATTTGAGTATTtttagtctctttcacactggtaagaaaaaaccgaggtggtatCGCTGGCGATACCTCCGACTCCAGAGTGTTAAACAAAAGAAGAGGAAGTAGAATGGTGCACTTTTACTTAAGttgtgtctcatttcgaaggctgcatcctccggAGGTTGCATTCAAAGGTTGCATACCTCATTGAGGCTGTATCATTTCAGAAAAGTAAGTAGGACACTCCGAATGCAATCTTGGAATGTGTCCTTCT contains:
- the LOC125261681 gene encoding protein ALP1-like yields the protein MRLSLTLRFLATGETFRSLSFQYRIGRSTISEIVMETCQALYDVLKDDHLKTPTTETEWREVAMRFQNKWQFPNCLGAIDGKHIYIQPPANSGSTYHNYKPRFSVVLMAVVDADYKFIYANVGVQGRVSDGGIFGQSDLRAAMDRDLLNVPRPEPLPASNKTLPYTFVGDEAFPLRTDLMKPYPFRNLDHGQRIFNYRLSRARRTVENAFGILANRLRVFLSNIIGTI